A DNA window from Procambarus clarkii isolate CNS0578487 chromosome 3, FALCON_Pclarkii_2.0, whole genome shotgun sequence contains the following coding sequences:
- the LOC138368169 gene encoding golgin subfamily A member 6-like protein 22: MVLGYQDMKLGYQDMKLGYQDMKLGYQDMKLGYQDMKLGYQDMKLGYQDMKLGYQDMKLGYQDMKLGYQDMKLGYQDMKLGYQDMKLGYQDMKLGYQDMKLGYQDMKLGYQDMKLGYQDMKLGYQDMKLGYQDMKLGYQDMKLGYQDMKLGYQDMKLGYQDMKLGYQDMKLGYQDMKLGYQDMKLGYQDMKLGYQDMKLGYQDNELGYNDVV, translated from the coding sequence ATGGTGCTGGGATATCAGGATATGaagctgggatatcaggacatgaagctgggatatcaggacatgaagctgggatatcaggacatgaagctgggatatcaggacatgaagctgggatatcaggacatgaagctgggatatcaggacatGAAGCTGGGATATCAGGATATGAAGCTGGGATATCAGGATATGAAGCTGGGATATCAGGATATGAAGCTGGGATATCAGGATATGAAGCTGGGATATCAGGATATGAAGCTGGGATATCAGGATATGAAGCTGGGATATCAGGATATGAAGCTGGGATATCAGGATATGAAACTGGGATATCAGGATATGAAGCTGGGATATCAGGATATGAAGCTGGGATATCAGGATATGAAGCTGGGATATCAGGATATGAAGCTGGGATATCAGGATATGAAGCTGGGATATCAGGATATGAAGCTGGGATATCAGGATATGAAGCTGGGATATCAGGATATGAAGCTGGGATATCAGGATATGAAGCTGGGATATCAGGATATGAAGCTGGGATATCAGGATATGAAGCTGGGATATCAGGATATGAAGCTGGGATATCAGGATATGAAGCTGGGATATCAGGATAACGAACTGGGATATAACGACGTGGTGTAG